AAGAAAGAAAGTCTTCTATTGGGTCACTATTCCGCTACTGGTGATAGTACTTGGAGCATCCGCCTATATGGCGTATTTATATAGTGTGGCAAAAGACTCAGCGGAAAAGTCGTACGATACTGACTTTCAGCGGGATACGTCAATGCGTGAAGTGGAAGTCGATCCTAAAGAAGACAATGTGTCTGTCTTATTTATTGGAGTGGATGGAAGCGAAAGTCGGGACTATGGTGATACGACTCGATCTGATGCACTGATGCTTGCGACATTTAATAAAAGTGAGGATACCGTAAAATTAGTCAGTATTCCTCGTGACTCTTATGTGTATATCGATGAAGTTGGCTATTATACAAGAATCAACCATGCACATGCTTACGGTGGCCCATCTCTTACAATGCAAACAGTCGAAGAGCTTCTTGAAATTCCAATTGATTACTATGTTCGACTCGATTTCTACGCATTTATTGATGTTGTAGATGCACTTGGTGGAATTGAAGTCGAAGTACCTTATGAAATCTGGGAAAAAGATGCAGAAGACAATAATGGTGCGATCCACTTACAACCGGGACTACAAGAATTAAGTGGTGAAGAAGCATTGGCATTGGCTCGTACTCGAAAGCTTGATAATGATATGGAACGTGGGAAACGTCAGCAAGAAATTCTAAAAGCTATTTTGAAAAA
The window above is part of the Bacillus carboniphilus genome. Proteins encoded here:
- a CDS encoding LCP family protein, coding for MNENRHRIRVEQKKRRRKKVFYWVTIPLLVIVLGASAYMAYLYSVAKDSAEKSYDTDFQRDTSMREVEVDPKEDNVSVLFIGVDGSESRDYGDTTRSDALMLATFNKSEDTVKLVSIPRDSYVYIDEVGYYTRINHAHAYGGPSLTMQTVEELLEIPIDYYVRLDFYAFIDVVDALGGIEVEVPYEIWEKDAEDNNGAIHLQPGLQELSGEEALALARTRKLDNDMERGKRQQEILKAILKKSISVGAITKYPEIMKDISDNTKTNLRFDEMKSLISYGMDGSIDIETLQLAGSDSTINGAYYYQLDEAKLAELKATLQNHLEVNETSVAKNNGEDKEGTTP